A single region of the Pseudomonadota bacterium genome encodes:
- a CDS encoding proline/glycine betaine ABC transporter permease — protein MDFTIPALPLENFIDTSIDFLTNNFAFLTKAVADVLESGIDLLQAGLDFLPPWLIIIGLALIAWKLADRKVAIITVVGFLLIWNLRLWDATIDTLILVIISTAVAVAIGLPLGIWAALSPRFNRVIMPLLDLMQTMPAFVYLIPAIPFFGLGPVSAIFSTVIFAMPPAIRLTCFGIQQVPADLVEAADAFGSSRSQKLFKLQLPLATPTIMTGVNQTIMLSLSMVVIAAMIGAKGLGGEVWKAIQRLQPGKGFVAGIGVVIVAMVLDRISQKVGKQKYTTNGG, from the coding sequence ATGGATTTTACCATTCCCGCTTTACCCCTGGAAAACTTTATTGATACATCTATTGATTTTTTGACCAATAACTTTGCTTTTTTAACCAAAGCGGTTGCTGATGTTCTTGAATCCGGTATCGATCTGTTGCAGGCCGGCCTGGATTTCCTGCCGCCCTGGCTGATTATAATCGGTCTGGCTTTAATAGCCTGGAAACTGGCTGATCGCAAAGTGGCGATTATCACCGTGGTTGGGTTTTTGCTGATCTGGAACCTGCGCCTCTGGGATGCCACGATTGACACCCTGATCCTGGTTATTATTTCAACGGCAGTGGCGGTTGCTATTGGCCTTCCGCTTGGCATCTGGGCTGCCCTTTCTCCACGGTTCAACCGGGTAATTATGCCCCTGCTCGATCTCATGCAGACCATGCCGGCTTTTGTCTACTTGATTCCGGCGATCCCCTTTTTTGGCTTAGGCCCGGTTTCGGCAATCTTTTCAACCGTGATCTTTGCCATGCCGCCGGCCATTCGCTTGACCTGTTTCGGCATTCAGCAGGTCCCGGCCGACCTGGTTGAAGCAGCCGACGCTTTTGGTTCCAGCCGTTCACAAAAGCTGTTCAAACTGCAGCTGCCGCTGGCCACGCCGACAATCATGACCGGGGTCAACCAGACTATCATGCTGTCATTGTCAATGGTCGTTATTGCCGCCATGATTGGGGCTAAAGGCCTTGGTGGTGAAGTGTGGAAGGCTATCCAGCGCTTGCAGCCCGGCAAGGGATTCGTGGCCGGGATCGGGGTTGTTATTGTCGCCATGGTCCTCGATCGGATCAGCCAGAAGGTTGGCAAGCAAAAATATACCACTAATGGTGGCTGA
- a CDS encoding glycine betaine ABC transporter substrate-binding protein → MQIKKLLVIFVVLAAITMTIGINPVLAGKGKVELAYVEWDCATASTHVMKAVLENLGYDVEVIPVAAAAMWQSIAVGDADGMTAAWLPTTHGQYMKRFKDKVVDLGPNLHGTRIGLVVPDYVSIDTIDDLRANAAKFDNKIIGIDPGAGLMIKTEVVMKKYGLGKMDLLEGSGATMAAALGDAIKNNEWIVVTGWTPHWKFARWDLKYLDDPKKVYGGEEFIGTIVRQGLEKDMPEVYAVLGNFNWSPKDIAEVMIMNRKDGADPVETARQWVKDNPEKVKKWLP, encoded by the coding sequence ATGCAAATTAAGAAATTACTGGTAATTTTTGTGGTCCTGGCAGCCATCACCATGACAATCGGAATTAATCCGGTCCTGGCTGGTAAAGGCAAGGTTGAATTAGCTTACGTTGAGTGGGACTGCGCTACTGCCTCAACCCATGTAATGAAGGCCGTGCTTGAAAATCTCGGCTATGATGTTGAAGTTATTCCTGTAGCTGCCGCTGCCATGTGGCAGTCGATTGCCGTCGGTGATGCTGATGGCATGACCGCCGCGTGGCTGCCCACCACCCATGGGCAATATATGAAACGGTTCAAGGACAAGGTGGTTGATCTGGGTCCCAACCTGCACGGTACCCGCATCGGCCTGGTGGTTCCCGATTACGTCAGTATTGACACTATTGATGATTTACGGGCCAATGCCGCCAAGTTTGATAATAAAATTATCGGTATCGATCCCGGGGCCGGTCTGATGATAAAAACTGAAGTAGTAATGAAAAAATATGGTCTTGGCAAAATGGATCTGCTGGAGGGCAGCGGTGCTACCATGGCGGCCGCTCTGGGGGATGCCATCAAGAACAACGAGTGGATAGTGGTAACCGGCTGGACGCCGCACTGGAAGTTTGCCCGCTGGGATCTCAAATATCTTGACGACCCCAAGAAGGTTTATGGTGGTGAGGAGTTCATCGGTACGATCGTCCGTCAGGGCTTGGAAAAAGATATGCCCGAGGTTTACGCAGTCCTTGGTAATTTCAACTGGTCACCAAAAGATATCGCCGAAGTAATGATTATGAACCGCAAGGATGGCGCTGACCCGGTGGAAACCGCCCGTCAGTGGGTCAAGGATAATCCGGAAAAAGTAAAAAAATGGCTGCCGTAA